The Pecten maximus chromosome 12, xPecMax1.1, whole genome shotgun sequence genome includes a region encoding these proteins:
- the LOC117339791 gene encoding uncharacterized protein LOC117339791, which translates to MDQNTKNEPNRFDITLKLEETVDEIMKMKTAGNVDVTSTLSPVSQNANGRICSLIGSLLLTPSATTLSDSTSTSDLMGSLQHLTVQTTPVTAAVDVWTGSVSCVHTVNTSTLRGEGTPWLRGGIFTDNNELLITDYCNRRLVLFDDKYSYTREYKVNGRPTDIARGRTADEIFVAVDKKQIRRYTLQNDQLSVINTISSPPNTCGIAVQGDNILVGTPDSVEVMSIDGKVTKSIKRGEYSTYLAVSTYKSTVYHRDNNDVVCRRLDSDAVVYRYRDPGLREPVGIGLDQYDNMYVCGYGSGNVYLVSPDGSRGRVLLSKLSGITRPSCIVVHPTKQEFVVTSNQESTTLKVYKFTDDNI; encoded by the coding sequence ATGGATCAAAATACAAAGAACGAACCAAATAGGTTTGACATCACACTGAAGCTAGAGGAAACGGTTGATGaaatcatgaaaatgaaaaccgCGGGAAATGTTGACGTCACCTCGACACTTTCACCTGTGTCACAGAATGCAAATGGCCGTATATGTTCCTTGATAGGATCTTTGCTTTTGACGCCTTCAGCTACAACGTTATCGGACTCGACTTCGACTTCTGACTTAATGGGTTCTCTGCAGCATCTGACAGTCCAGACTACTCCAGTAACGGCCGCGGTGGATGTATGGACCGGGTCGGTATCTTGTGTACATACGGTTAACACCAGCACACTTAGAGGAGAGGGAACGCCTTGGCTGAGGGGAGGAATCTTTACTGACAACAATGAATTACTTATCACAGACTACTGTAACCGTAGACTAGTACTGTTTGATGATAAATATTCCTACACGAGAGAATATAAAGTTAACGGTCGCCCTACAGATATAGCACGTGGACGTACTGCTGATGAGATATTTGTGGCTGTAGACAAGAAACAGATACGGAGATATACACTACAGAATGACCAGCTGTCCGTGATCAACACGATCAGTAGTCCCCCTAATACCTGTGGTATAGCAGTACAAGGGGACAACATCCTGGTCGGTACTCCAGATAGTGTGGAGGTTATGTCTATCGATGGGAAGGTCACAAAGTCAATAAAAAGGGGAGAATATAGCACATACCTCGCAGTATCTACATATAAGTCTACTGTATACCACAGAgataacaatgacgtagtgtgTAGACGACTAGACAGTGACGCAGTAGTCTACAGGTACAGGGATCCTGGTCTGAGAGAGCCTGTAGGTATCGGACTAGACCAGTATGACAATATGTATGTTTGTGGTTACGGGTCCGGAAACGTTTACCTCGTTTCACCTGACGGGTCACGTGGGAGGGTATTATTGTCCAAGCTGTCCGGTATCACCAGACCATCCTGTATAGTGGTCCATCCAACCAAACAGGAGTTCGTGGTTACTTCTAACCAGGAATCTACTACACTCAAGGTGTACAAATTCACTGACGACAACATATGA
- the LOC117339793 gene encoding uncharacterized protein LOC117339793, whose amino-acid sequence MAEADPRPEYRCLICTSPYKEPRLLPCGHTFCCRCLTSYIEAEHVTADEDRHFFPCPVCEAPINPYDGNPTVSTWATCFPKNNSLVSLTAQSSDVLFCEPCLRGKESNPAEVTCTECDEKLCKQCRICHERNKASASHRLVSISGNVGQLRNVTVYEICHKHSGKPLDVYCVDHSAMCCSVCVSVSHRQCNNVKPMEDVIKKTMAKQSPGETEWKELTEETKKMLDEDDLGITTLNAKEKEASAEMTDRIQKAKDKLDNLNARFQSDLEDKCGIYRQQLLSRRKYINTFNINAENAHLLTSRSDQQLSERHRFFVREQTKHQISGHYRRMDQNTKNEPNRFDITLNIEETVDEIMKMKTAGNVDVTSTLSPVSQNANGRICSLIGSLLLTPSATTFSDSTSTSDLMGSLQHLTVQTTPVTAAVDVWTGSVSCVHTVNTGTLRGELEGTPWLRGGIFTDNNELLITDYCNRRLVLFDDKYSYTREYKVNGRPTDIARGRTADEIFVAVDKKKIRRYTLQNGQLSVINTISSPLNTCGIAVLGDNILVGTPDSVEVMSIEGKVTKSIKRGEYSTYLAVSTYKSTVYHRDNNDVVCRRLDSGAVVYRYRDPGLREPVGIGLDQYDNMYVCGYGSGNVYLVSPDGSRGRVLMSQLSGITRPYCIVVHPTKQEFVVTSNQESTVLEVYKFTDNSI is encoded by the coding sequence ATGGCAGAAGCCGACCCGAGACCGGAATACAGATGTTTGATTTGTACGTCACCATACAAAGAACCGAGACTGTTACCCTGTGGTCATACTTTCTGCTGCCGATGTCTGACGTCATACATCGAAGCGGAACACGTCACAGCAGACGAGGACCGACACTTCTTCCCTTGTCCTGTCTGTGAGGCCCCAATTAATCCTTATGACGGCAATCCGACCGTAAGTACATGGGCGACATGTTTTCCGAAAAATAATTCCCTTGTTTCCCTTACAGCACAGTCGTCCGATGTTCTTTTCTGTGAGCCATGTCTACGCGGAAAAGAATCGAACCCTGCCGAGGTCACGTGTACCGAGTGTGATGAGAAGCTCTGTAAACAATGCAGAATTTGCCATGAACGGAACAAGGCATCAGCTTCTCATCGACTTGTCTCCATCTCTGGCAATGTTGGACAACTTCGTAATGTAACAGTCTACGAAATCTGTCATAAACATAGTGGAAAACCTCTGGACGTGTACTGTGTAGACCACAGCGCTATGTGCTGTAGTGTCTGTGTGTCGGTGTCACATAGACAATGTAACAATGTTAAACCAATGGAGGATGTGATCAAGAAGACAATGGCTAAACAGAGTCCCGGTGAGACAGAATGGAAGGAGCTGACAGAGGAAACAAAGAAGATGTTAGATGAGGACGATTTAGGGATAACAACGCTAAACGCAAAAGAAAAGGAAGCTTCAGCGGAAATGACCGACAGGATACAGAAAGCTAAAGACAAGCTCGATAACCTTAACGCAAGATTTCAATCAGACCTCGAAGATAAATGCGGAATATACAGACAACAACTATTGTCTCGACGGAAGTATATCAACACCTTCAACATCAACGCGGAAAATGCACATCTACTGACGTCACGTTCAGATCAACAGTTATCAGAGCGTCACCGATTTTTCGTGAGAgaacaaacaaaacatcagaTATCGGGACATTACCGGCGTATGGATCAAAACACAAAGAACGAACCAAATAGGTTTGACATTACACTGAATATAGAGGAAACGGTTGATGaaatcatgaaaatgaaaaccgCGGGAAATGTTGACGTCACCTCGACACTTTCACCTGTGTCACAGAATGCAAATGGCCGTATATGTTCCTTGATAGGATCTTTGCTTTTGACGCCTTCAGCTACAACATTTTCGGACTCGACTTCGACTTCTGACTTAATGGGTTCTCTGCAGCATCTGACAGTCCAGACTACTCCAGTAACGGCCGCGGTGGATGTATGGACCGGGTCGGTATCTTGTGTACATACGGTTAACACCGGCACACTTAGAGGAGAGCTCGAGGGAACGCCTTGGCTGAGGGGAGGAATCTTTACCGACAACAATGAATTACTTATCACAGACTACTGTAACCGTAGACTTGTACTGTTTGATGATAAATATTCCTACACGAGAGAATATAAAGTTAACGGTCGCCCTACAGATATAGCACGTGGACGTACTGCTGATGAGATATTTGTGGCTGTAGACAAGAAAAAGATACGGAGATATACACTACAGAATGGTCAGCTGTCCGTAATCAACACGATCAGTAGTCCTCTTAATACCTGTGGTATAGCAGTACTCGGAGACAACATCCTGGTCGGTACTCCAGATAGTGTGGAGGTTATGTCTATCGAAGGGAAGGTCACAAAGTCAATAAAAAGGGGAGAATATAGCACATACCTCGCAGTATCTACATATAAGTCTACTGTATACCACAGAgataacaatgacgtagtgtgTAGACGACTAGACAGTGGCGCAGTAGTCTACAGGTACAGGGATCCTGGTCTGAGAGAGCCTGTAGGTATCGGACTAGACCAGTATGACAATATGTATGTTTGTGGTTACGGGTCCGGAAACGTTTACCTCGTTTCACCTGACGGGTCACGTGGGAGGGTACTAATGTCCCAGCTGTCTGGTATCACCAGACCTTACTGTATAGTGGTCCATCCAACCAAACAGGAGTTCGTGGTTACTTCTAACCAGGAATCTACCGTACTCGAAGTGTACAAATTCACTGACAACAGCATATGA